Proteins found in one Ptychodera flava strain L36383 chromosome 16, AS_Pfla_20210202, whole genome shotgun sequence genomic segment:
- the LOC139152835 gene encoding kelch-like protein 20: MIRQLVNTIFPKWIVRRKTLPMMMASKVRWVSSSQNTAIKDFEAYMNTEDFKRSSKDSLLDLISSDDLRVDNELRVLDGLMLWVGFDHANRSCHLTELLHHIRYPYTRSISQPVYLSHISQGHHEIKTLMAKEEAYRKLTYQKKLAHLQESGIKSRQYDEVLVALPRHHKRYTESAMARCELARQSFEYFDPSDSETVHRTDRNPYWQAEGDQFVAVQFLNNGMGVLALDDKDDLWLLDCHGNRSKISRPAGGGEERSGETPHGKNIIQLGDCLYFFHYQPRTMELSKILQYNITTDEWQTIKSPMDRYVCVSIATANGKIYTTSGAEPFLFAYDPQCSEWQTTVEQKPKHLLDSVTLSAIGKCVYILTLEFWPSQTDGRLFCFDTETGKRSVIFRDVVPTTSSRNKQNILAAAMYNLNSCLIIPEVSNVTDSNTNSTLSAISAFHSYDPSLLKRTIFHGFPGRLNHHEFQFSNCWKFCLQNAKITTAA; encoded by the coding sequence ATGATAAGACAACTGGTCAACACAATTTTTCCGAAATGGATTGTGCGGAGGAAGACATTGCCGATGATGATGGCTTCTAAAGTCCGATGGGTTTCATCTTCTCAGAACACAGCTATCAAAGACTTCGAAGCGTATATGAACACTGAAGATTTCAAAAGGAGTAGTAAAGACTCGCTCCTTGATCTGATCTCATCCGATGACCTTCGAGTTGACAATGAACTCCGGGTGTTAGATGGACTGATGCTGTGGGTTGGGTTTGACCATGCCAATCGCAGCTGTCACCTCACTGAACTCTTGCACCACATACGATATCCCTACACTCGGAGtatatcacagcctgtgtatttGTCCCATATCAGTCAAGGACATCATGAAATCAAGACGCTGATGGCAAAAGAAGAGGCCTACAGGAAACTGACATATCAGAAGAAACTAGCACATTTACAGGAAAGTGGGATCAAGTCTCGACAATATGATGAAGTTCTGGTTGCACTTCCACGACATCACAAACGCTACACAGAAAGTGCAATGGCCAGATGTGAACTTGCAAGGcaatcatttgaatattttgatccATCTGACAGTGAAACAGTACACAGAACTGACCGAAATCCATACTGGCAGGCTGAAGGCGATCAATTTGTTGCTGTACAGTTCCTGAACAATGGCATGGGTGTTCTCGCATTGGATGACAAAGATGACTTGTGGTTACTTGATTGCCATGGTAACAGGAGCAAAATTTCAAGACCAGCTGGTGGTGGAGAGGAGAGAAGTGGTGAAACACCCCATGGGAAAAATATCATCCAGCTTGGAGACTGTTTGTACTTCTTCCATTATCAGCCTAGAACGATGGAACTGTCAAAGATATTGCAGTACAATATCACGACAGACGAGTGGCAAACGATTAAATCACCAATGGATCGGTATGTCTGTGTCAGTATTGCTACAGCCAATGGTAAAATCTACACTACAAGTGGGGCGGAGCcattcttatttgcatatgacCCACAGTGCAGCGAATGGCAGACCACCGTGGAGCAAAAACCCAAACATCTTCTAGATTCCGTTACCTTGTCAGCCATTGGTAAATGTGTGTACATACTTACCTTGGAGTTCTGGCCCAGTCAAACTGACGGGCGGCTCTTTTGCTTCGACACAGAGACAGGAAAGCGCAGCGTCATATTCCGTGATGTCGTGCCAACAACTTCATCCCGAAACAAGCAGAACATCCTGGCCGCCGCAATGTACAACCTGAACAGCTGTCTGATCATTCCCGAGGTATCCAATGTCACCGACAGCAACACCAACTCTACGCTCAGCGCAATATCAGCATTCCACTCTTACGATCCTTCGCTCCTGAAGCGCACCATATTCCACGGCTTCCCCGGTCGGTTGAATCACCATGAATTCCAGTTCTCCAATTGTTGGAAATTCTGTCTCCAGAATGCAAAAATAACAACTGCTGCGTGA